The nucleotide sequence TTGCTCGCTAAAGCTCGAAGCTATAGCATTTGAAGCGATAGCGTAGTAACGTAAAAGTCCTAGCATAGCGCATTTTATAACGATCCCGCTAAGCATAGCTGAAGTTGGAGCTGGACCTTGAGCGTGAGCGTCAGGAAGCCACGTGTGAGTAGGAACTAGACCAGCTTTTGTACCAAAACCGATTAACGCAAATATAAATATAAGCTTTAAAACATCGGGATTTAAGCTATCTGCTTGAAGTATCAAATTTGAAAACAATATCGCGCTTTTTTCATCGTGTAAGGTATTTAAACTAGAAGAGTATAAAAGTATGGTTGCAAACATAGCAAATGCTAAACCTACTGAGCAGATGACTATATACTTGTATCCGCTTTCAAGTGAGCGTTTATCGTTTTTTAATGCTACCATAAATACCGTTGCTAACGTAGTTGCTTCAAGAGCAGCCCACATTATAGCCATATTGTTGCTAATGCAGCTTAAAGTCATTGCAAATGCAGTTATATGAGATAAGCCAAAGTTTATTTTTATCTGTTTTAAATGTAAAGAATTTGAGTTTAATTGCCACTTAAAATAGCTAGTCGAGTATAAATTTACGCAAAATCCAGTCAAGCTGATGAGTACTAAAAATACAGCCCCCAAAGAGTCTAAAAACAGCATATCATTAAATGCGTAAATAGTACCTAAGCTCAAAACCTTACTTATAGCAAAAAGCAAAGCCAAAGATACTACTGCACTACAAAGTATATGCAGAGTGTTTAGAACTCTTAAATTTAATGGAGATATAAACAAAACAAGAGAGCAAACCAAAGGAAGAAGTAAAATCAAAAATAAAATATCCATATAATTAACCTTTTAAACTATTAGCTATGCTCGTATCAAGAGTGCCGTAAATTTTGTAGTAACGAAATGCTAAAATACTCATTATAATGATAGCAAAAACAGCGTCGCTAAGAATGCCAAGCTCAACTAAAGCGTGAGAATTATAAGCTGTGAGAGCTAGACTTAGATGAATGCCATTTTCAAATAAACAGTAAGATAGAATTTGTTTTATAAACGAGTTTCTAAGTATAAAACCAAATATCCCTACCATAAATATAAAAATTCCGCCTATCAAAGCGGTTTCATTTTTGATAAGCGAAAACTCCATAAATATAGGAGCTATAAGCATAGCCGAGCCTATAGAAAAAGCAAATGCAATCAGCGGCGAAACTAAAAATCCGCCAACTGGCTCAACTTCGTGAGTAACTCCGAGTTTTTTTACTAGAGTAAAAAGAATGAGTGGAACTGCTATGACTTTTATAAAAAATGCGATTATCGCCCATGAAAACAGTGGATTTGCCTTGTATTCGTTTGCTAAAAACAAGAACACACAAACTAACGCTATAGCTTCTAAAACGTAACTTATAATGCTTAATTTATAACTTCTAAAACCAAATACCAAAAGAGTTAAAATCATCATTAAAATTATTAAAATTTCCATATTATACTCCTACTACATAAAGGCTAAGGGCGATAACAGATATCAAAAGTATGCAAGCAGAGTTGAATTTTAAACTTGTTAGTATCCTAAAACGAGGTCCAAAGTTGTCTATCAAAATCGCTCCGATATAAAAAAGTCCTACTAAAAATAGATGAACTATAAGAGTTAAAAATGGATTTGAAAAACCAATAGGAATAAACATAACTATAAAAAAGCTTATCATAGCAAATTGTTTTAGCATAAGAGCCATTTCTACTAAAGCTAAGTCTCTTCCGCTGTATTCGCCTATGACGCCTTCTTGCACCTCTTGCTCAGCCTCTGCAAGGTCAAACGGCTTTCTTCCAGTTTCAACATACATCGCCCATAAAAATGCTACACTTGCTACTGCGTAAGATGCACTTGAGTAGCCTATCTCTGCGTTTTGTATAAGCTCTTTTATGATCGCAAGATTTGTTGTTTTTGCAAGCATTGCTATCACGACTAAACAAATTATCATTATAGGTTCTATATAAATAGCTATAAGACTCTCTCTGCTAGCTCCTACTCCTGCGTAAGGATTTGAAGTATCTAAGCTTGCTACTCCAAAGATAAATCTAAAAAGCGCAACTAGATAAACCACAACTATGATATCGCTTATGGCTCCTGCGTTTGCTATTCCGCCGTAAGTTATAGGTATCATCATCAC is from Campylobacter fetus subsp. testudinum 03-427 and encodes:
- the hyfF gene encoding hydrogenase-4, component F (Pfam match to PF00361.16 Proton_antipo_M), producing the protein MDILFLILLLPLVCSLVLFISPLNLRVLNTLHILCSAVVSLALLFAISKVLSLGTIYAFNDMLFLDSLGAVFLVLISLTGFCVNLYSTSYFKWQLNSNSLHLKQIKINFGLSHITAFAMTLSCISNNMAIMWAALEATTLATVFMVALKNDKRSLESGYKYIVICSVGLAFAMFATILLYSSSLNTLHDEKSAILFSNLILQADSLNPDVLKLIFIFALIGFGTKAGLVPTHTWLPDAHAQGPAPTSAMLSGIVIKCAMLGLLRYYAIASNAIASSFSEQVMLISGTLTLFVSAFFLIRQHDIKRMFAYHSVAHMGVIAFALGVGGKIGVFAAVFHCAAHSFTKALAFLTTGNTARIYGTNDMNKMGRMIHIAPLTTVLFGVSICSLVGVPGFAIFVSEFLTFKAAVLSGQFTAVALFAVALTIIFIADFSHFFMASFGEIKGKVEFKKEMSLWENIPLILLAFLVISFGVWQFENFWTLVQNSVMIIKGN
- the hyfE gene encoding hydrogenase-4, membrane component E (Pfam match to PF00420.20 Oxidored_q2), with protein sequence MEILIILMMILTLLVFGFRSYKLSIISYVLEAIALVCVFLFLANEYKANPLFSWAIIAFFIKVIAVPLILFTLVKKLGVTHEVEPVGGFLVSPLIAFAFSIGSAMLIAPIFMEFSLIKNETALIGGIFIFMVGIFGFILRNSFIKQILSYCLFENGIHLSLALTAYNSHALVELGILSDAVFAIIIMSILAFRYYKIYGTLDTSIANSLKG
- the hyfC gene encoding hydrogenase-4, component C (Pfam match to PF00146.17 NADHdh), with the translated sequence MDVILLMILQLFVALMLVPLFDGIARNLRGKIQSRKSSPLLQTYYDIFKLLKRSRTTPNCVHWFFKFSPYMLFSVCAMLVMMIPITYGGIANAGAISDIIVVVYLVALFRFIFGVASLDTSNPYAGVGASRESLIAIYIEPIMIICLVVIAMLAKTTNLAIIKELIQNAEIGYSSASYAVASVAFLWAMYVETGRKPFDLAEAEQEVQEGVIGEYSGRDLALVEMALMLKQFAMISFFIVMFIPIGFSNPFLTLIVHLFLVGLFYIGAILIDNFGPRFRILTSLKFNSACILLISVIALSLYVVGV